The stretch of DNA TCCACCAAAATGTGGAAATCTAATTTTAGTTTATCCCAAAATTAATAAAAAAATACGTCAGTCGCCTGGCGTATTTTCTTTTAATAAATCATATACCCATGCTTCAACAGCTTCTGCATCCTTATTACAAGCTAACACTAACTCGCTCACAAGGATTTGCCGAGCAGTATCTAACAGTCTTCGCTCACCTGTCGAGATCTTCTTGACACGATCTTGCAGCATCAAGTTACGCACGACTTCAGCAACTTCATAAATGCTGCCGCTTTTAATTTTAAGTAAGTTCGCATTAAACCGTCTATTCCAGCTACCATTAACCTGACTC from Sporomusaceae bacterium FL31 encodes:
- a CDS encoding CarD family transcriptional regulator is translated as MLAIGDRVVYPMHGAGVIEGIEEHEVMGQRQLYFILTMPFGGMKVMIPMNNVDSIGLREVIGQPEVEKVIDILKTPPSQVNGSWNRRFNANLLKIKSGSIYEVAEVVRNLMLQDRVKKISTGERRLLDTARQILVSELVLACNKDAEAVEAWVYDLLKENTPGD